CTGCTGTGTCACTCTTCTTTGGTACCCTCATCTTCATGTACTTGAGAGGTAACTCAGATCAGTCTTCGGAAAAGAATCGGGTAGTGTCTGTGCTTTACACAGAGGTCATCCCCATGTTGAATCCCCTCATCTACAGCCTGAGGAACAGGGAAGTGAAGGAGGCCCTGAGAAAAATTCTCAATAGAGCCAAGTTGTCCTAACCATCTCCAAACTTGGAAAATCCTGAGAACCACCTACTCTGTAGTGTCAGAATTCTGGACGCTCATTATTTATAGCATGCTCAAtgtttaaatgaatatattatggTACTAGGTATAAAAAAGAACCAGAACTTTTAGCtccagggagaggaaggaagacaagGAAAAGTCAACCTGAAAAGAGATTGGAGTGGGAGTTTTGATTCCCAGGACAAGTGACAAAAGGATTTGAAATTAAAGCCTGTACAATCCAAATATGGCACACTTCACCTGTCTGTGATTATAAGAgtaattttttttgcaaaatttttaatgaaagattttcatcatatagaaatgttaaaaataatatgtaggaAGTTTCCTATACTCAGTACTGAGATTGTGTAATTGCTAATATTTGCTGTCTTTACTTGGTTACATAGATGTAATCTATCCGTGAGTTTATTCATCAATCAATTCACTCATCAAACCACCTTTTTTTGATTCATTTCAAGGTGAGTTCCGGACATCAGCATTAGTACCCTTTACTTCTATGCACTTCAGAATTATATCATCAATTAGGATTCAATATttagattacatttatttttaatgatcaaACTATGGTCGTTTGATGATCCAATTAGCAAAGCTGACCCTACTCAAGGTATGCCTTAATATTCTGGTAGTAGTTCTCAAGAAGGCCTCACACAAACTTTTAACAATGCCTACAATAACATGTCTGTCAATTGCTATCACCTCTGGATATATGCCCTGTTCTTTGTCTTCCTACCTATTACAGTTCTCTCTCGTCATATGGCATGACTAAAAATCCACTTAGCAAAGTTATACCATTCCCACTGCCCATAATGGCATCTTCAGTGTCTGTATCATAGACATTGACTCTCTGTGTTCTGAAAGCTTTTTCCTTCAGGGAGGCAGAACATTGCTGCATTCCACATGGCGATAGGCAGGAGGGTGGTCCTCGCCTATCCTGGGTCCCTGCGCTCTGCAGCAGCTCAGCCTGCATCCAAAGCCTCACAAAATCTGTCTGTTCTTAATCTTTACTTCTCTAATCACAGGGGACTTGTCTCAATCAAACCCAAGGCACTGGAAGAGAACAGGCCccatctattaattttttttcatttaaacaaatttttatacCTGGAACTCAAACTTCTTTTCCTGTCTCCTggattactaaaaaaaaaaaaaaaatccaaaaccaaaacaacaacaacaaaaaatatccaGGGTACCCTGTATGTGATTGATATAAACAATTGTGGAAGGGGAAAGGTGGGGAGAGGGTGACAGTATCTTACAAACCTAGGATGATTTTAAACTCAGCCAGACAAAAATGCTGTGTGAAACACGGAATTCCAGTTACAGGACTTTAAATGGGAAGAAGATATGTGAAAGGTGGGAGACTCAGCATGCAGGTAGCCAAAGGATATTCAATGGAAGGTGGcttatagtaaaataaaacacatctgaATCTTTAAAGACATTATATTTATTCTAGAAgacagaatattttaaagtacatattGTAATTTTCACAAGAAATATTTTATCCCTTTAATAGTGTTTTGTCTGGTTGTGAAAACCCAGGCTTAAAATTTATAGCTTCACTAAGGGGGATGATTAATAAATAGTATATGTGTCAATTGTGTTACAGGTTgtgtaaaaaatgttaaagaaatgttGGAAAGCTTGAATCAGTGATATGAAATTCCCTCTTGGTTGTGTCTGTGTGAATAAAAGCAGTATACTAAGGAATTATTTGCTGTCTTAGAATCTACCAGGAGTCAGGAAGTACACGACGAATGGAAAGGGGCTACTAAGAGAATAAGTTGCcgggtagaagaaaaaaaattaatgcctcCTTCTGATTAAATTCTAAACAAGTATCTGCAGATTTATGTTCAAGAAGGAAGGGCTAAGTGAAAAGGCTGTAGGAACTAGTGGTCATGAAACCCCATGTTGTATATGGAACATCATCTACTTTTTAGTCTATAAATAGAGCTcaggaaaagttaaaaaatgctTTCCATTTAGGTATGGAAGATGAGTCGGGGTTCAATTatgacatttttaagaaaagttgACAATAGGGAAGTTACCTGATTGTAAATGGGTGTGAATATTTCCTTACATTCTGCTATACCTTGTGTTGAACTCATCCAAATAAAAAACCTGTGGTTCTTTTTGTTCAGTTATTTTAATTCTGGAAGGGAAATCCTACCATTTTTGACAACATGGGTTAACCTAGAGGAcgttatgctaagttaaataagcaagtcacagaaggacaaatattgcatgattttaCTTACATGAGGTGTCCAAAAATATTATGCTGGTGCAAAaggaattgcagtttttgccattactttcaatggcaaaaccacaataccttttgcaccaacctaagtcaagctcatagaagcagagagttgCATGGTGATTGCCTCAGCTGGGGAGAGGAAGAAATAGGGGAATTGTTCAATCagcataaagtttcagttatgcaagatgaataagttctggccACCTGTTGTACAACATAAtatctatagttaacaatatattgAATACTTTAAAACATGTTAAAAGGATAGATCTCATGCTAAATAGTCTTACCACCAAAAGACCAATCAAGCAACCAAACCAAAAATCACAAacccagaaaacaacaaaaaagaaaacccacaaaagaACATTAGAAAATTTTTGGAGATGACAGATATATGATATGTGTATGTCCAAACTCaccaaaatgtatattaaataactgtattttttttgtatagcaattatacctcaataaagcttgAAAAAATCTGCTTTTGGAAATCTGCTTAAGGGAAATCCAGGTTACTCAAACCAGGAAACACCATCTACTGGGATGTTTTGAATGTGGCTATAGTACCTAAAAGGAGAATAACAAGGTCTTCCGAAGAGAAACCTTGGACATCCAGCTCACAAGGGAATAGCAATGGTAGCGCCCATCTGCATCCTGCCTGGTCTCACACCAGGCGCTCAGGCCAGCTCCTCCCATTACCTTTCTCAAGTGTCTGCCAACACAGGGTGCCCTTCAAGCAGACCTTCACTATCAGGAGCCAGGTCCTCAGGAGCTGTCAAAGAAGGGACTTGTTGGTAGCATGACCTTTCTAGTGGGCTTCAGGAGGGCCTCCCACCATTTTCTGCCCCAAACATGAATGAGATATTCTGGGGACCACACTACTTGGTACAAGATGGGGAGAAGAAAAGCCACAGCTCTTACCTGGTAAGTGCGAGTTGGCAGATATTACTTTATTTTGGTTGCAGTGGATATGAGCAATATAGCATGATTTTTGAGTAGCCAAGAACGACCTGAGTCCATCTTAAATCcctattttttgtttaaatttccttTGCTTTAAATTAGTTGGCCTGACCTTTTCTTGGAGACTATAGGATATGATAGGAAATGTTGGGTGGTGATGGTCCCTGATCAGCTGAGTGTCCTTCCATAAAACAACTTCCTTGTTCTGTATCTCAATTtctccatctgaaaaatgggggaGCAGGTTGATTAAGAGAATTATGAGTCCCTCTGTGGTCTCAGATTCTTTCTATCTAGGCTTTAGCcctgttaaattttaaattatttgagaagaGATTTCACATAAAGCATTGGCAGTCATCTCCTTCAGAGGGAGATgtctgagacctgtctcagagcATGGGTTAAGATGGAGAGAGAGCACTTGAGAACCTGGAAACTGAGAATTATGGGAATGGCTAAGGCCAAGGAAGATGGAGTGGCCAGAGACAAACTTTCTGCATCTTACATTGGCCCTAGACGTCAGGCTTAAGCTTAAAAAATTATCAAGCAGCCATTGTCTTCCCAATGCCTTGTTCATGGCAGATAGGATGTAAACAGAAACTGTTTAGACTCTAGTGGACGACATGCTTTTCACTCTGCCACCTGTTGCCTCCCTCAGCCACTGCTCAGCCAACATCTCTGTGGGGTTCCCTGAAGCACAGGTGCAGTGGGAATTTCTCTGATTCTTCTTACCATTGTGTGGTAAAAATCTGTTCTTTTGTGTTCACAGAATAGCATTCTCTCTTATCTGGGAAATGCTCCATTCTTTACTCTAACCATATGGGTCACGCAAGTACTCTATCTCCCTGTAGATCTCATCTTCCTGGTCTTCACTGACTGGAAACTGATTGACATTGGGCCAATCCTGGTACCCCATTTTTTTGCCACATAACATCTGGGTTCTTCCTTGGGATTTTTTCAAAGTTGGAACCTAAAAATGTGACTTTTCATCTTCTTTAGGGCAAAAAAGCTAGAACATGTGAATAGTAGAAACAACTAGTgggtatttttttctactttgttgaAGAAAAGAACATTGAGTCAGAAACAATTATGGACAATAGAGAAATTCTTGGTGTCATGGGAGTTGTTCATCACAGTTGTGCTTGAGACTTAGCTGCATCCCTTCCTGCCCTCACCTTGTTTTGAGAATCATGTAGTGAATTCATCTATGGGTTCAAGCCATGTTACCTGCTGGGCAGAAACCCAGGGACTGTAAGTCATTCTTTCTTAGGGATTTCAttctccacatctgtaaaatgagaagatgCACTGGATTCCAGAGTTCTTTCTGGCTTCATCATTCTGGAAAATTCAGACATAAAGGCTCTGAAAACACTTAGAGAAAACTTATAAGGGAAGCAATGGAGGACACTTACCTCAGGATTGCACACCTCTGAGAGGATTTGGAGGAAGCACAGATATGCATAGAAATGAATTAAGATTAATGCACTTAATTATTTGGTCATCTTTATTTGAGGCCCCTTCTATATTTAAGAGCAATAAGGGACCACTGGGTAAAGTGCTGATTAACAAGTTTGGCATTAAAAAGTCACAGACAGGGAATCAAATTAACTACTGATGTAATCATTAAACATCTTCCTATTTGGAAGCCTCAGCCTGTTCATCTGTCGATTGAAAAGCCTGGGTTATTTGACCTCTAATTTCCCCTTCAGTTCCAGCATCTTATGAGAGCCTAAAAAAAATTCCACAGTTCTACAATATGTAAAGTGAGGGCAGGGATAGCAATGATGAATTGAGAGGGGAATGTTTGCAGTAGGATAAGTCCTTCCAAAGTCCTTCTAAAGCAAATTTATAGGCACTAGGTGTTACTCAGCCTTGAATTGGCATGAGATCCACCTAAGTCTGGATGGAGAAAGATCGTGAAGATGAATTTCAGGGCAAGAGCTGAAGATATGTTCTCCTTATATACTTCCTGGTTCCTCCAGGCCACAAGTCATGACTTCTTGGCTATAAGAAACACTTAAAGTAGTTCAGGAAAAGATCTTTTTGGAAGAAGAGAGGATTATCCCTTGAAATAAACTCATCTTGGGTCTTTTTATGGTCCAATCGGCTATGGCTAGAAAGGTAAGGCCAGCCCTTCACCAGTGGCCATGGTGATACTTCGTAGAAGGAGCGAGGGCCTGGTCAAGTGCCCCAAGAATTTTCTACCACAATCTATTCACTTTGAGACTTAGGTCTCATCTGTTAGCTGAGTTCCCTTCTTTCTGAAAAGCTAGAAGCTACATAGCTAGAAGGTACAGACATAGAAGGAAGAACCCCTCAATTATTCCCAAATGTGGAATTCGGAGACATCTTCATGAGAGTTTGCAATATACTACAGGAATTAGGAGTGCGCCTTCTGGAGACAGACCACTTGGGTTAAACtctagctctaccacttactgtgGGATTATTGGTGGTCCACTTCAACAATCTGTGCCTAAATTTTCTCATCTccttaaaatgaagataataatggtACCTCGTTCATGGAATTGTTTTGTGGATTAAAtgaatctatctatctgtctatctatctatctatctatctatcatctatctctatcatctattTTCTATCATCTACCTATTTATTATCTATCATCCATTTATCATCTATCAGCTGTCTACCTAATCATATATCTATGAATCTATCTATCTACTATCAACTATATCTATCATCTGATTTATCATCATCTGTCATCTCTTAGAAGAGTGAATTGGCATACAGTAAGCAGCTAAGTTGGTCTTTGCTGTTGGATTTTCCTGTGGGATTTTCCTTTCCAAATTCTGCTCAGATCTAtagctcttagaaaaaaaatctctaaacctCTTTTACTTCAGTTTTATAGGCTCTAATACtcacaatatatgaaatttttatCTATACTCTGAGGTTCATTTTGCTTCTCTTCTGGGACTGGCCAAACAGTGACTGAACCATCTTAATAATCATTCTGAtagtgttttttaattaaaaaatttaattgacaaataataattgtgtttacttatttatagggtacaatgtAATGTTTTAGCCTATGTATGCATTATAGAATGATTCAATGAAGTCATTTAAATAAGCCAGTTGTTTTAAGTTTGACTACGGCTTCCTGAAAGCAGGGCCTTGATGGCCTCACAGTCTATTTCATATGGGGTAGCAATAAGAGGGTTGCTGTAATTATATAGTAGAACTGCAGGGGGTCAGCCATTGGATCCACTTCACAATCAAAGAGAGAGACATTCTTTAAAGGGCAAGGTGGTTTCCTCTTCCATATTCCTGAGGGATCCGCCTGGAATTATGTTGCTCCCCCAGACTCCCTTCTAATTCTTTTCCCAGTAGGAGTGATTGCTCCTGGGGGAGCCAGTCAGAGACTTCAAGGAGCCAGATCCTGAGATGAAGTCATCAGGAGATGCTGTTTCTTGGAACAATTACTACTTTGCTATTTGGCATTTGGACAGTTTCTGAGCCTCTTTAGAGCTGTACTGCCTAAGGAGCATCCTTTCCTTAGAACTCTAGTTCTGTATGATGCTAATGAAAAAGAAGTTCTGTGCTCAAATTCTTTTGGGAAATGGTGGGTTAGGAAAAAGTtgatgaggtttctttttttatttttatttttctttaacttttaagttcaggggtacatgtacaggtttgttacaaagataaacttgtgtcatgggggtttgttgtacagattatttcatcacccaggtattaatctTAATGGGTAAcaacccattagttgtttttcctgatcctctccctcctcccaccttccaccctccaacAGTCTCCAGTGTGTGTTGGTCCTCTCTATATGTTCATgtattcttatcatttagctcccacttataagtgagaatatgtggtatttgtttttctgttcctgtattagtttgccaaGGTTTCTTAATTATAGGATTTTGTAGAtcctttaatatgctaatatataATGTGATTTTCCATGTGAAGAATATAGTATGCAGTGATCTCCAGATTTATGAGAACAGTGAACCTATTTTCCTGGAACGTCTACCTACGACACCTGGCGAAAGGTAAGGCCTTCAAAAGACAAGCCTTCCGGTATGGTTCTCAAATCTGCTACATGTTATAATCACCAGGGAATTTATGAAAATTACTGGTGTTCGGCTCCTACACTCAGGCATTCTGATTCAATTGTTAAGGGGTATAATCTGGGCCTTACGAGttgcttcccaggtgattctaatgtgcagtgaagattgagaaccactgccctgggGTCCTTTTGTCTAGCGCCATATTCCAGATAGGTTCAGTCAACTGAGCGTTGACCTGGTCCAAGTCATTGTTTTGCCACCAAGAAGCTCCAGAGTCCTTTCTGTATCtaggtttttaaaattgataagaCAGGGAGACATCACATTCACCCTATCTTGGGTCTCCCATGAGGAAGAAAGGCACTGATAGGACTTTGGAGAAATCATGCTTTGCAAGAacatgtctttattattttactttagtttATGGCAGGACACACAGAGGGGCAGGGAGGTCTAGAGGTCCCAATCCCAAGGCATTGTTGCCACAATTTTTGGAGATTAACTGTTTGGAAATCCCCTGGTATGCCTGTTCATAATGTAGATACTGCTCCCATGGCGGATGTACTGCATCTGCATCAATCTATGGAGGTGGGGCACAGCTATTCACATTTTAAACAAGTTCTCTGGATAAATTCTTAcacacactgaagtttgagaactagTGCTATGGTGGAGGGGTTGGTTACCATCAAGAATTTGCTCAGCTTGCCTGGTGGAAGTCTGTTCACAGCCCGCCCACATTGGCCTCTCCAACATTTTATCTTATGACTCCCCACCTGCACCATTCTCTACTTCTGCCAAATGATGAACTTTCGAAGTCATCAATTACAGCATGTTTTGGCAATGGGGAGCAAAAGCTTATGCTTATAAAAAGCCTCCTTTGGGGATCAGTTCATAGCTGGCTATGGTGGCATTGTGTAAAACCCCTGACAAAACTCCCAATTGAGATATAGGAAACCTTCAAAGAAGTACATTTCTTTTGGTACAAGGCAGGAAGAACGCAAGACTAGGAGCCAGCTCCATCAGACCTTGCTGAGGGATGGGGCTTTGGAAGTTTGAAATTAAAGAGAAACTTTCAAAGGTATTAATTAGACACCTTGTTAGGAAGTCATATGAAGATAAGTCTCCTTCCCCTGGAGAATCACCTCAGGAACCAATTAGGGTGTAATACTGGGACAGCGAATATAAGAAGCACATCAGCAAGGTTTCATGATAGATTGGAAGCTCAGGGAGAAAGGCTGGTCCCCTAGTCTTGTTATCTCAAAGTAAGTCTAGAAAAATCTAAGGAAACACTAGTGTCAGGGATATATTGTTTTGTCAAGGggtagaggaaagagagagactccTAGAAGTGAGACTAAAACACAGAAGTATTGGAAGTGACCCCATCTCATCAGGTTGCTATGATTATGGGGATATCTGCAATTTTATTTACGGAAAGGGAACAAAGGCAAGgtaactgaagcccagagaggaaacgtgacttgcccagggtcttACATGCAGTGTGGGTAAACTAGAAGCCAGGTGTCCTTTGGCTTGGCAGGTGATGGGCAGACAACACACTAAACAAAAGAGGAGGGCATTAGCAAAGTAGAATTCAGGTGAGGACAGTTTGTGTCCAGCTCATGACTTTCAGatctaatttgttttctttgttattctaCTCAATGGGTCAGCTCAGTATTGGTCTGGCTGCTGGTACATCAGGTACTCAAACACTATCAAAGCCCTCCTTTACAGCCCTGTTCTAGAACTCCACTAAGGACCCCCAAATTTATTAATCCGAATTTCTCCAACAGCACTCAGACAACACAAGACTACAAAAATATTTCTGCTTTCAAATTTGGATGCTGTTTATTTTCAAGCTACTGTGTTTATTAGGGGCTTTGAGAGCAACCAAACAAAGCTTATGGAGCTTTTTTAGGTGCCCCAAAAAACTTATGTTTGCTCTTTTGATTTCAAGGTCAATGCTTGAGTGTGTGTTTATGCGTGTGTATACACACCCTTAATAAGCCAGCCTACTCTAATTAGAATAACAGCTGTTTGTTAAACTTGCATGTTGTTAGACTGAGAATAGTAATATTCCTACAAGCAGAGCCCATTGCTGATTGCTAATAgattttttgtttatatgtttttgttcagagaatataaattttccttccttaaaacattcatttaaaattttaatagccaCCTTATACATGTGGAGTGCTTTTAGCTTTCCAATGTGCTTTTGCCTCTGTTTTAACCTACGCATTAATCTTATCTCATAAGCAGGGCAAGCATTATGATCCTCTTTTggcagaagaggaaattgaggttcagagaggttaagtgcctTGCGTAAGATCAAACAGCTAATTGGGGACAGAGTTGCAAATACAAGCGCTGACTTGTAAGTCAGGAATCACTTGCTCTCTGTTCTTTCTATAATAGAAGCATTCATCACTTTTTATCTTATATTACAGTGAGCTCAATATCTGTCTATATCTATCTTCGACTGAAAAGTGTGTTGAAGTTGAGTGCCGACATGTAAGACATTCAATTTAAAGCTTTGTTACTTGAAATCATTTGAACTCCTCTTGAGCTGTCCCCTCATCTGGCTCTTGTCTTAGCCGTTGCAGGTGAGCCACTGGATGGATGGCTGAAAGGAATTACACCGTAGTGACGGAGTTCTTCCTTACTGCATTTACTGAACATCTCCAGTGGAGGGTTCCTCTCTTCCTCATATTTTTGAGTTTCTATCTTGCCACTATGTTAGGGAACACAGGCATGATCCTCCTGATCCGTGGCGATCGTCGGCTCCACACCCCGATGTACTTCTTCCTCAGCCACCTTTCCTTGGTGGACGTCTGCTACTCGTCCGCCATCATCCCTCAGATGCTGGCTGTGCTGTGGGAGCACGGCACAACCATCTCCCAGGCTCGCTGTGCAGCTCAgttcttcctcttcaccttctttGCCTCCACCGACTGCTACCTTCTGGCCATCATGGCCTATGACCGCTACACGGCCGTGTGCCAGCCCCTGCTTTATGTCACCATCATAACCGAGAAGGCCCGCTGGGGCCTAGTCACTGGGGCTTACGTTGCTGGTTTTTTCAGTGCCTTTGTTCGAACGGTCACAGCCTTCACtctctccttttgtggaaacaaTGAGATCAACTTCATTTTCTGTGACCTCCCTCCTCTATTAAAACTCTCCTGTGGGGACAGCTACACTCAGGAAGTGGTGATTATTGTGTTTGCTCTTTTCGTCATGCCTGCCTGTGTCTTGGTGATCTTGGTATCCTACCTGTTTATCATTGTGGCCATCCTGCAGATCCACTCTGCTGGAGGCCGGGCCAAGACCTTCTCCACCTGCGCCTCCCACCTCACTGCCGTCACTCTTTTCTTTGGCACCCTCATCTTCATGTACCTGAGAGACAACACAGGCCAGTCCTCAGAGGGAGACCGAGTGGTGTCTGTGCTCTACACGGTGGTGACCCCAATGCTGAATCCCCTTATCTATAGCCTGAGAAACAAGGAGGTAAAAGAGGCCACTAGGAAAGCCCTGAGCAAATCAAAGCCTGCTGGAAGACCCTAAATGGACCCTTGTGAAATATATCAttccttagtttccccatcttttctgtcttttctcaaTAGCACCTTCTGGAGAGACTTTCCTAAATAACCCTATGCAAAATCGCACCTGAACTTCCCACCTCCACTTTCTGATTTATTATTCCATGTAATACTTATCATCATCTGACATATTAGATGTTTTATGTGTTTGACATTTTCTAATGCTCACAACTAGAAAGTAAGCAACATGAGAGCAAATACTTTTTTATCTGAGCTTCATTTCTATATGTCCAGTTCCTAGCAAAGCACCTAGCATGTgaaaggcactcaataaatatttgttgagtgaatgaatctCAGGTTCCAGTGTCTACTTTTAAGTTGTAATTTCTTCAGtcatcagttttcttatctgtcaaGTAGATTTATCTACCTTATAGGACTATGGTTTTGAGGATCCAATGCATAAATGGACAAGGATCGCCTCTGTCTTATTCACTAGTATCTGCAGAACACAGTGCATTGCCCAACACAATAAATACTTGATGAGTGAAGCaagaatatttggaaaattataAAGCAGTCTACAAATACAACTACTGTTTTGATCCAaaggtattttccaaattttgtcatttattcatttattctttctttttttatcttcttGTTTCTGTGATTTTTGAATAACAATGAggaaaactataataataataataataataataataataataataataatagcaagttACACTTATTAGGCATTATTATCTTCCAGGACTTACAATAAGTTTGCTATAGGaattatttgatttaatttaCAGGACATCCCTATGAGGTAGGTTCTATTATTATCTCTGCTTTATAGGTAGGTGAGGCACTTGAGGCTTAGAGATGTTGAGTAATATTCTCAAGGTCGGCAAGCAAGTAGTTGGGTGGGGCTTCCACCCAGCTAGGCCTGAGCTCCTATCGGACACACACACTGTTGCTAGCTGTAATCTATTGCCTATTCTATATAATCACTCAACCGGAATTTATTGttattgctcttttctttttccttttatctggTGAAGAAAAGGTAAAAGTCCAATCTGTTGGTGTAGATGGCAGTCAACAAAATTCATTTTATAGCCCCTATGTTCTAGGATTGTATAATGTgactttgtgtatatatgtgtgtgtgtgtgtatagttgtGCATGATAAAGTGAAGTGTGTAAACAGCAACTTCGGAATTTGAGGAATGTTTGTTTTAAGgagatataataaatattttagaaaggagATGGCTGGGCATATTTAGGAAAAGGTATAGGGAAAAAATGAGCACCTATGGCCAAGAGGTTTGGGATCATATATCAGCTCTGGTGGAAATCATTTAAAAACTGCAGATTGGGGTGAAGGAATACCACAGAATGCCTCTTGATGatcattttccaaatattaacTGTCATGCAAATATTTTCAGAGCACACCAACATCTGTGGTGGGTGTTAGACATATTTGTGTTGTGGAAAGAACTCAGAACTTGGCACCAAAGTGTCCAGTCTGCCACTTCTTAGCAGTGTGGCTTCAGATTAATTAGTGCCTTTCAGCCTGCTTCTCCTCTGTGAAATAATACTTACTAAGCACTTACTCTGGGACATGATTTACATGTATCTTATTTATTCTCACAATAACTTGGTATATTTGGATAATTGGAAGGCATTCGGTAatgttataaacattatttagTGTTATTAATTACTGTTATTAATTCATGTTAGTATGGTGCTTGTCCAGGCTCCACAGCCTAGTGAGTAGTGATGGGCAGAGGGACCCATAGCTGATCTCTGGGCCTCTTTATTGAAGAACTGTCTGGAACAGTCCCTCCTGGGCCCAGATTAGCTCTAAACCTGGACATTTCCAGGAGTCAagttctcaaataattttttaacttaattctTAAGCTAGCGCACACTTACCATATCCTAGGTACAATGCTAAAAGCTTTACCTGAATCCTTTATTTTAGCCCTCCTAACAATGTTaatgaaaagtaatttttattgacCCCatttagcaaaacaaaaaagaaaatctaagacTCAGAGATATTATGTGACTTGACCAAGTTATGTAGCAAGAAAGTGGCAGATGAGGGAGGTTCTGTTCTCAGGTCTCTGACTCCAAAGTACATACTCTTATCTGATAACTGCCCTTCTgcactctttcttctccttctcccaggCCCTAGTTCCTGGTTATAGTTTGCTTCAGAGGTTATCTGGGTTTCAGTTGCATTCTTGATCTCCATGTTTGGTAGGTGTGGGCTGAGATGGGTGAGTTTGATGGACTCACATTATTGTGAAGTTCATGGAACTCATTTTGGCCCTCTTGTAGGCCAATGAGGAGAGTCTGGGGGAATCTATAACTCCCTCAGAAAGAGCAGGGTGGGCTCAGGTAAAGTATTGCCTTCAAAGCCCTTCCAGAATATCTCTTGGCTCAGAGTGCTTCAATAAATAGTTAATCGGCTTAGTGCCTCCAAGCGGGCACTAACCTTCCCTTCGGGTCTTCTTTTTCAGTCTTAAGTGATTACCTAAGGAATTAA
This genomic window from Pan troglodytes isolate AG18354 chromosome 9, NHGRI_mPanTro3-v2.0_pri, whole genome shotgun sequence contains:
- the OR9Q2 gene encoding olfactory receptor 9Q2 encodes the protein MAERNYTVVTEFFLTAFTEHLQWRVPLFLIFLSFYLATMLGNTGMILLIRGDRRLHTPMYFFLSHLSLVDVCYSSAIIPQMLAVLWEHGTTISQARCAAQFFLFTFFASTDCYLLAIMAYDRYTAVCQPLLYVTIITEKARWGLVTGAYVAGFFSAFVRTVTAFTLSFCGNNEINFIFCDLPPLLKLSCGDSYTQEVVIIVFALFVMPACVLVILVSYLFIIVAILQIHSAGGRAKTFSTCASHLTAVTLFFGTLIFMYLRDNTGQSSEGDRVVSVLYTVVTPMLNPLIYSLRNKEVKEATRKALSKSKPAGRP